A genomic window from Streptomyces brevispora includes:
- a CDS encoding GntR family transcriptional regulator: MTADEGGLPDIRRDVPTAIHVQISEHIRLRIAGGEWPAHYRLKSEPELALEFGVSRGTLRRALATLIKEGLLRQVRGRGTYVTSTVIEPAIAQKLSTLSEDFASQGVVTSTVVRECSLISPPRPVAALLDLNPGERQVLRLVRVRSTTEGPVALLFNFVRTDLAPGIEKTDFTSASLFGTLEGSHGLKIATARRTFSAEAASPETAEALALEPGSPVQYLQQVTYLADGRPVEYSDVWIHSGRLRVTSLLLRR; this comes from the coding sequence GTGACGGCCGACGAAGGAGGGCTCCCGGACATCCGACGGGACGTCCCTACGGCGATCCACGTCCAGATCTCGGAGCACATCCGACTGCGCATCGCGGGCGGTGAGTGGCCGGCGCACTACCGGCTGAAAAGTGAGCCCGAACTGGCCCTGGAGTTCGGGGTCAGCCGCGGCACCCTGCGCCGGGCGCTGGCGACCCTGATCAAGGAGGGGCTGCTGCGGCAGGTACGGGGACGCGGCACGTACGTCACCTCGACCGTGATCGAACCGGCCATCGCCCAGAAGCTGAGCACGCTGTCAGAGGACTTCGCCAGCCAGGGCGTGGTCACCTCGACCGTGGTGCGGGAGTGTTCACTGATCTCCCCGCCCCGTCCCGTCGCCGCGCTGCTCGACCTGAACCCCGGCGAACGGCAGGTGCTGCGCCTGGTCCGGGTACGCAGCACCACCGAGGGGCCGGTCGCCCTGCTGTTCAACTTCGTGCGCACCGACCTCGCTCCGGGCATCGAGAAGACGGACTTCACCTCCGCCAGCCTCTTCGGGACGCTGGAGGGCAGTCACGGTCTGAAGATCGCGACGGCTCGCCGTACCTTCAGCGCGGAGGCCGCCTCGCCCGAGACTGCGGAAGCTCTCGCCCTGGAGCCGGGCAGCCCGGTGCAGTACCTCCAGCAGGTCACCTATCTCGCCGACGGGCGCCCGGTGGAGTACTCCGACGTGTGGATCCACAGTGGCCGGCTGCGGGTCACGTCGTTGCTGCTGCGCAGATGA
- a CDS encoding N,N-dimethylformamidase beta subunit family domain-containing protein — MDVPTDAERERPGGGGDGAGLDRRRFLGATAAAGVWAAGTMLAGCDTPSDGDPGTPPGPSEASRPGDSGWRIRSAGPPEAALGYTDKVSVLPGEDFGLYVSTTAPGFRVSAYRMGWYEGAQARLVWRSGRVAGRIQEDPALAPGTRTVRADWKRTVLVHTDGWPEGAYLLRLDAENGHQRYVPLIVRSATASGKTLLIHAPATWQAYNLWGGYSLYEGAGASYGTRALAVSFARPYDSNGAEKFLVYERAVVVLAERLGLPLAYTTGLDIHRDPAVLRGAVSAVTLGHDEYWTPQQRASMTRARDTGTNLAFLGANTCFRRIRIEDGDRTVVCYKTDYRHDPLYPRHGALVTTDFRQVPDPDPESSLTGVLYEGYPTDAPYVVRNAGHWLFAGTGVKQGDSFPHLVGVEYDRVTPGALPDAAIEIVAHSALVCNGRRSHSDSAYYTVPSGAGVFASGTMRWVEGLMAGTEENGRNHGMDARTGAFVTRTTENLLLAFAEGPAAKARPAPRDNVREVYGSA; from the coding sequence ATGGATGTTCCGACGGACGCGGAGCGAGAACGCCCCGGGGGCGGCGGTGACGGCGCGGGCCTGGACCGCAGGCGGTTCCTCGGGGCGACCGCGGCGGCCGGCGTCTGGGCCGCGGGCACGATGCTGGCGGGCTGCGACACGCCGTCCGACGGCGACCCGGGTACGCCGCCCGGCCCGTCCGAGGCTTCCCGTCCGGGCGACTCCGGCTGGCGCATCCGTTCGGCGGGTCCGCCCGAGGCCGCGCTCGGCTACACCGACAAGGTGAGCGTCCTGCCGGGCGAGGACTTCGGGCTGTACGTGTCCACCACCGCGCCGGGGTTCCGTGTCTCGGCGTACCGGATGGGCTGGTACGAAGGCGCGCAGGCCCGCCTGGTCTGGCGCTCCGGCAGGGTGGCCGGGCGCATCCAGGAAGATCCGGCTCTGGCTCCCGGCACGCGCACGGTACGGGCGGACTGGAAGCGCACGGTCCTCGTGCACACCGACGGCTGGCCGGAGGGTGCCTACCTGCTCCGCCTCGACGCGGAGAACGGTCACCAGCGATACGTCCCCCTGATCGTTCGCTCGGCGACCGCCAGTGGGAAGACCCTGCTGATCCATGCGCCGGCGACCTGGCAGGCGTACAACCTGTGGGGCGGCTACAGCCTCTACGAGGGCGCCGGCGCGTCGTACGGGACGCGTGCCCTGGCCGTCTCCTTCGCCCGGCCCTACGACAGCAACGGGGCCGAGAAGTTCCTGGTGTACGAGCGGGCCGTGGTCGTCCTCGCGGAGCGGCTGGGCCTACCGCTGGCGTACACCACCGGCCTCGACATCCACCGCGACCCGGCGGTGCTGCGGGGCGCCGTGTCCGCGGTCACGCTCGGCCACGACGAGTACTGGACACCCCAACAGCGGGCGTCCATGACCCGGGCCCGCGACACCGGCACCAACCTGGCCTTCCTCGGCGCCAACACCTGCTTCCGCCGGATCAGGATCGAGGACGGGGACCGCACCGTGGTCTGCTACAAGACCGACTACCGCCACGATCCCCTGTATCCCCGCCACGGCGCCCTGGTGACCACCGACTTCCGCCAGGTACCCGATCCCGACCCGGAATCGTCCTTGACGGGAGTCCTCTACGAGGGCTATCCCACAGACGCCCCCTATGTCGTCCGCAACGCCGGTCACTGGCTCTTCGCGGGCACCGGAGTGAAGCAGGGCGACTCCTTCCCCCACCTCGTCGGCGTCGAATACGACCGTGTCACCCCGGGAGCACTTCCGGACGCGGCGATCGAGATCGTCGCCCACTCCGCCCTGGTCTGCAACGGCAGACGAAGCCACTCCGATTCGGCGTACTACACGGTGCCGAGCGGGGCCGGCGTCTTCGCGTCCGGGACGATGCGGTGGGTCGAGGGCCTCATGGCCGGGACGGAGGAGAACGGGCGTAACCACGGCATGGACGCACGCACCGGAGCCTTCGTGACCCGCACCACCGAGAACCTGCTCCTGGCCTTCGCGGAGGGCCCGGCCGCGAAGGCCAGGCCGGCACCCCGCGACAACGTGCGCGAGGTCTACGGCTCGGCGTGA
- the deoC gene encoding deoxyribose-phosphate aldolase, with protein MSETVTTAADQLQLTPAELAPYIQHTRIDPDATRDDMVAHAQEAITYGFNAAMVPASWLPVVVSELSGTGIGVASALDFPTVGVMTSAGKAAEAAEIARLGATQLDIGVQLGWLKSGRFDDFREDIAGVVRASGLPVKVMLELPLLTDAEKEAAIELAMEAGVSFLKNASSGQIETANPTSVRYLVDRARDGVQVKASGSIKTYRQSLELLRAGAVLLGTSAGTAIVTDTSDDSTVSY; from the coding sequence ATGTCCGAAACCGTTACGACAGCCGCCGACCAACTGCAGCTCACTCCGGCCGAGTTGGCGCCCTACATCCAGCACACCCGCATCGACCCCGACGCGACCCGTGACGACATGGTCGCGCACGCCCAGGAAGCGATCACCTACGGCTTCAACGCCGCGATGGTCCCGGCCTCCTGGCTGCCCGTCGTCGTCTCCGAGCTGAGCGGCACCGGCATCGGTGTGGCCTCGGCGCTGGACTTCCCCACCGTCGGCGTCATGACCAGCGCGGGCAAGGCCGCCGAGGCCGCGGAGATAGCCCGGCTCGGCGCGACCCAGCTCGACATCGGCGTGCAGCTCGGCTGGCTCAAGAGCGGTAGGTTCGACGACTTCCGCGAGGACATCGCGGGCGTCGTCCGCGCCTCCGGTCTGCCCGTCAAGGTCATGCTGGAACTGCCGTTGCTCACCGATGCGGAGAAGGAGGCCGCCATCGAACTGGCGATGGAGGCCGGTGTGTCCTTCCTGAAGAACGCGAGCAGCGGGCAGATCGAGACGGCGAATCCGACGAGTGTTCGCTACCTTGTTGACCGTGCACGGGACGGTGTCCAGGTGAAGGCCTCCGGGTCGATCAAGACGTACCGGCAGTCCCTGGAACTCCTGCGCGCCGGTGCCGTACTGCTCGGCACCAGCGCCGGGACAGCGATCGTGACCGACACCAGCGACGATTCCACCGTCAGTTACTGA